Part of the Nostoc sp. ATCC 53789 genome, AGAACTTACGAATACTTTCTGCAAGCATTAACGACTGAGCTTCTAAGCGCCCAGGTTCTGTACAAATTATAAAAGCTATAGGTATTGACATATTATGAAGTATTTATTTATTTACTAAAATTAGTTACTAAATGGAGATTTTTTGGCTACCATCAATATTTCCTCAAATAAAGCTAAATAACGACGTGCTTGAAGTTCTAGGGTGAATTCTTGTTCTGCTTTCTTGCGAGCATAGAATGACAGTTTTTCTAACCTCTGCTCATTTTCAAGTATCCAGGCAATTCCTTTGGCAAAATCATCAACTTCATAAGGGTTCGCTAAATAGCCATTATGCTGATGATCGACAATATCTTTTAAGCCAGTAGAATTAAATGCAACAACTGGAGTACCACAAGCAAGTGATTCAGAAGCTGTCTGTCCAAAAGATTCTTGCAGAGATGGCACAAGCATCACATCAGCTGCCGAGTAAACAGTTGCTAAAGATAGATCATCATATAAATGCCCTAAATAGTATGTTTTAAAGCCTAAATCGGGTGGATTTTCCGGTTGAGATGCCCCAAAAATAACCACTTCAAAGTTGTCCTTCCATCCAGCCTTACTCAATTCTTGTAGAGCTGGCTGCAACAAATGAAACCCTTTATTTCGATCGCTTGTTGCTTCTATAGCTCCAAAGAGAATCAGCTTCTTATCTTGAGGTAACTTCAGTGTTTCTCGGGCAAAATGTTGATTAATAGGTCGATATTTTTGAGTATCCAATCCGTGAGGAATCACCTCGATTCGCAAATTCTGGAACAAAGAACTGGAACGAGCGCACTCTGCTAACCAAGAACTTGGGGAAACCAGAGTTAAATTAATATTTTTCCAAGCTTTTACTTTGCGCCGCCATACCCAACGGGATAAATCCCACTCATTACTAGAGTTGAGTTGAGGGCAAGCTCCACAGGATACTTTGTAGCGATCGCATTCTCCAATAACGTGACACCCTCCAGTAAACCCCCACATATCATGGAGAGTCCAAACTAGAGGACGCTTTAGCTTAGAGAACGTTTCTATTTGCATAAAAGCTCCGCTAATCCAATGCAAATTGATTATATCTGGATTAATCTGAGCAACTTTAGGAATAACTCTATCTGGCAACCATTGAATAAAAAATGGAGTATTTTTCTTTTGAGTATAAAGCTTTAATGGTAGGCTTTCAAATGTCAATTTAGCTTTGGCGATACCTTGAAACAGTCTAATTTTAGGGGCAATTACTGTTTTATCATTACTAGATTTTTCCTGAACTAGCATTTGTGACTGTAGTCCTATATCTTGCAAACCTGTGTGCAAACGATAGGCAGCCCTTGCAGCACCTCCACCAATATCGTGAGTACTAAGATGTAAAACTTTCATTTTTTTTAACTTCGTAATTACTAACTAAAATATTTTTATGATTTCGTTCATATTCAAGAGTCAAAGATAGCGATGTAGTTACATACATTAACCAATTCCAACTGGGAGTTAATAATCTTGCTTCTGAAAAATTTACTATTACAATGATAATTAGCATCTGCATTGGCCAATAATCTTCCGGCTTTTTAGCAACAGAAATAATTCGAGTTAATGCCATTACAAAGAACCGGAAAAAGCCTGCTGCAAAAGTCAAAAAACCTAAAAATCCTAATTCTAACAATAGTTCTAAAAAACCATTGTGAGCATTACTTGCCCAATCATAAGTAGCTCTTAGATTAGATGCAGAAGTACTAGTCCAAAATCCAGAAAATCCATAACCTAGCCAGGGTCTTTCCCAAATCTTGGACATCACTAGCTCCCAGAGATCAGAACGTCCATTAAAGGTAAGGTCTTTGCCAGAAGTACCAACTACGGTATCGGCATTATTGATAAGTAACATTAAACCGATAATGAGTAACATTAAAGTCGAAGTAATTAGAATAACTTGTAATTTATAATTAGTTTTTTGAAATGATTTATAGACAGGTAAAAGTAATATCATTGTTAATATAATCGTCAAAGATGTTGTGGAACGTGAGAGGATAATTAGACATATAGATATCCCACATATTCCCCACATCAACCAACTATATCGATGGCTACTAAGAGCAAGGTGCAAAAAAACTCCTGTACTCCAAGCCATCATATATCCTAATTCATTTTTATGACCATAAATTCCGCTCCACATACCTACTAATTCAGGTGATTGATGAATATAACCTGGTATGAATGCAGAAAATATCATAGATAATAATGCAGATACACCAAGCGCCCAAGCGATTAGTCTCATTTGTTCGCGGAGAGAATAACGCATTGCCAAATAGATTGCCAGAAAATATAGTCGGATTAAACCTCTCATATAAGTAAGACTAGAACTTAAGTCTCCTGACCACAAAAGAGAAAATATAACTATTGTTATCAAAAGAAACTGTAATGGACTTTTAGTAGTTACATAAAGAAAACCTTTCCAGTATAAAAGTAGGAAATAAAACAGAATTAAATATGAAACTATATTGAATATAGTATCTAGCTTATCGCCTCCAAGGGTAGATATAGAAATTTCTTGTGCAGGGTGTATGGTCAATGCCCCTACAGTAATGAGTAATAGTAAGACAGTTAGTATTTTTTCTGTTAATTTTACCTTAATTTCTGACATTTCATCTGTCTATTAATTTACTAGATGGGTTACTATTTTTTGACTGTTGAATAATTTAATTTTTTCTTCAATTCTTCTTTGAAAATATCCAATGCAGTTGCTTTATAGACTGTTTTCTGCGTAAAAATATCTGCCTCTATATTCCTCACAATAAACGGTGGATGCTTTAAAGGAAACTCTATTGCTTCCATTGACATATTAATGAAAGAAAATTCTTGCTTGGAATTGAAATGAGTTGCGTCTGCACCAACACCAACATTAGAAATTAAATTGACATTGGGAATAATGCTTAAGCTACCCTGCATCCAGCAAGCAAAAGTCCATTGATAATCCCAAGTTATACCTGTAGGATTGTTATAAATAGACTGAAATATTCGTCGCCAATAATTTACTGCTTTTGTATCTATAAGAATGTCGTGTAAAAGGTTTTCTGCTTGCACCTCTTTCCAGAGTTTCATAGTCAAATCATAATGTTGCCAAGCACGTCTCCAACTTGCCCAACCCCAGCAGTGGTTATAACGAGAAAAATAGTAACTGTAATTTGTACGTTTTCGTCCAAATTGAACATTTTGGGCAGATATGGTGCCAATTCTAGTATCATACCTATATTTTTCCAGTAGTTCTTCACTAAATCTGAAAAAAGTCGGGTGAGGGATACAATCATCTTCTAAAATAATTGTTTCTTCAACATTATTAAATACCCAATCTAAACCACTAGATACTCGTTTCGCACAACCTAAGTTGATATCAGCATAATTCTTAATAACTTCACATTCCCAATCAACTCTCTCAATAATTGCCCTAGTTTCTTCACACTTTTCTGCCTCACCTTCGCGGTTGCTGCGGGGGCCATCTGCAATGACAAAAAGCTTTTTTGGCTTGGCTTGGCGAATAGCTTCAAAAACTTTCTCTGTTTTTTGTGAGCGATTAAAAATAATAAAAGTTATTGGTGTTTGCATATTGAATTAATTTTGCTAATGTCAATTTATAGATAAAGGCTAAAGATAGATAATAATCAAAATTTATAAAAAGGAAGTAGCGATCGCATCTGAATTTTGAATATTTTTTGTGTTCTTTTATCAAACCCATTGCATATAAAAGCAGCAGAAGCTTGAGATATTATTGTTGCGATCGCAGCACCAAATCCTGCATATTTAGGAATTAACAATAAATTAAGAATAATATTCAATATTGCCCCAAATAAAGTTTTACCTAAAGAAACATGATTCAAACTTTCAGCAATAAACCACGGTGATGTTGCAAGACCCATAAATACAAATAAAGATGTCCAAATATGAACTGCTAATATTGGCCCTGCTTGTGCATACCCACTTCCAAACATCACCATAATTATCTTGTCAGATAGAAATGTCATTGGCAGAGCAATTGCAAAAGATATATATGTGAGGAGACGGAGTAATTGTCCTATTCGCTGATAATAAAGACTTTCTGATTTTTCCTTAGCTGCGTAAATTGAGGGACCAACCGAAGAGACAATAGCCGCCGGAATAAAATACCAAATTTCAGAAACACGAACCGCAGCAGAATAAATTCCAACCTCCTTATCTCCGATCATTTGACCTAACATTACCTGATCGATTCTCATAAAAATCATGATGGCGAACCCTGAAAAAATTAGAGGTAAACTCTCTTTTAAAAGAGTTTTAGCAGCAGTAAAGTTCCAACGCCATAACAACACCGAGGTACCTCTGGCTTGGTAAACAATCAGCAAGCCAATTGCACTCATTGCAAATTCTGCTAATGTTACCCAGGCAAAAGCTAACAATGGTGCTTTTGTTAAAATTAGTGCTATTTTGATGAGAGTATTTAGCAGAAAAGCTATATTTTTAGCGATTACACTGTATTTTGACTGCACCTGTGATTGAAACCACAGTTCAATAGTATCAGCCGCCCTAAAAATCCCTACCATTCCTAAAATTGCAACTAGCCATATCTTCAGTGTTTCATGCTCACCTAAGAAGAACATACTGCCAACCGCCAATAAAACAGAGGTAATTCCACCGAGCAACTTTAGCCAAAAAGTGGTTCCTAAAATTTCTTCTTTGTTTGATGATTGACGGACAATATGGCGAACTACTACATCGTCTAGTCCAAGAGTAAAAATCGGACTAAATAAGCTAACAAAGGCTAAAACATAGTTAAATAGACCATACTGCTGTACCCCTAAATAGCGTGCTACCCATACTCCTACTACCAAGCTTGCACCCATACGTAGAATGCGGTCAGCAAACAACCAACCTGTATTAGCAATAATTGCACGTAAGCCAGAACGAGATTTTAATTGTGAGAAGCTTTTAAGTCTTAATTTACTTAGCATTACTTTTTTTAACCATGTGACACTCTTTATAACAATATGCAAATTTTTACTAGCTTGCTAAATTCATCAAAATAGATTGAATTAAATTAGTATTTTACATAATCATTGATTGGCTACTATTTTTTAATTTCCCAGCCATCAAGATTTTTAAAAAGTAGTTAAATAACAAAATCATGCCCTTAATTTTCCAATAGATATTAGACTCAAATAAAAATATTATTTTCAAATATGAAATAAAATCTGTAAGTTTCGGACATGGTATTGTTTTTAGCTCATCAAGAGAGGTAAAAGCCAATAATAATGGTAGGCTAAAATGATTTGTTTGAATGATGTAATTAAATAAAGAATTGCGTTTCCAAAATCTTTTATATTCATAGTTTTTGTCTATATCTAAAAATTTTTTATTATGATACTGATTATTCTGATGTATTCTATACATCACTAAAGGATTAGACATATAAAACTTTTTAGCCCCTACCAAAGAGGCTCCCCATACCAGGCAGTCATCAGCTCTTACACGCCAATCTTCTGTCTTTGGAATAGGTAAAAATTTTCTAATTATTTCTCGGCGTATTGACAATGTTGAAGTTATGGAGCCAATCCATTCACCATTGCATAAAGTTCGGATTACTGAATAACCCAAATCTAAATCAACTGCATCAGCTTGAAATGTTCCTTCTTCTGCTCCAAATTTTTTATATGCACAAAATAGGAAGTCACATTCACTACGTCTCTTATAAAAATTTAGGGCAGTTTCTAAATATTGAGGTTCATAAATATCATCGGCATCTAAAAAAAATATAATTTCTCCAGTTGCAGCTAAAAAACCTTCGTTAAAGGATGATAATTGTCCTTGATTTTTTTCTTTGAAGATACATTTAACATTCTCTATTTGAGTAAATCTAGCAAGGAGTTCCGCAGAATTATCTGTTGATGCGTCATCAACAACAATAATCTCATCAAATTTAATCGTTTGATTTAAAGCACTATCAATTGCATCTGAAACAAATTCAGCATAATTGTAGTTATTAATTAAACAAGATGTTTTGATTTTGTTTTTATCCATATAGAAATGTCTCCCAAATGAAAAAAAATAAATTAATATACTTGCAGTGATATTTATACGATTAACGCTCTTTGCTAAATTTGGTTAAACTGCTAGATACTAAATCTTCTTTAATTTGTCGTTTTTTGCTTTCAGGCAAATAATTATTAGACTCATTTTTAATATTCACACCATTAATAACTATCCCTAACACCTTCTGACCTGACTGATTTAAAAATTCTTTAGCTGCATTGGCACTGTTCAAGTCAACTACTCCAGGGCGAACGACTAATAGGATACCGTCAGTGAGGGTGCTTAAAACAGCAGCATCCGCTATTCCTGACAAAGGTGGAGTATCGAAAATAACTAAGTCGTAATCTCTACTAAAGTTACTTATCAATGTTGCCATCCGTTGAGAATCTAGCAGCGCTACTGGATTGGGAGGCAAAACTCCAGAAGTAAGAACTTCTAGATTAGGCATCACTTCTTGAACAACTGCATCTAAAGAAACTTGACCAACAATGACATTACTTAGTCCAACTGTATTGTTTAGACCCCAGACATGATGCTGTATGGGATTACGCATATCTGCATCCACTAGTAAAACTCGACGACCCGCTTGAGCCATTGTCACAGCTAAGTTTGCAGATACGTCAGACTTTCCTTCTTTACCCACAGAACTGGTGATTACAACGCTTTTGAGCGGTTTATCAGAACAGAGGAACTTCAAGTTTACTTGGAGTATTTGGTAGGCGTTACCAAGAGGGAAATAAGGAATATCTCTGCCAATAATTTTGGGAATAGGTCTATCAATTCCTGCTATGGAAGAATGAGTTTTAGGATTTTTGCTCTGTGTAGGAATTACTCCTAAAACAGTGTATTTCAAGACTTCTTTAGCCTCTTTAACTGTCTTGACTGAGCGGTCTATCAAGTCTAAACTAAAGGCGACAATGATACCCAAGAAAAGACCAACTGCTCCTCCACCAACAATAAACAGGATTTTGCGAGGCCCTTCTGCTTTATCGGGGACTAAAGCTAGAGAAATGACACGAGCATTAGGAATCTTTTGGTTTTGTGCAATATCAATTTCTTGGCGTTTCTTTAAGAGGGTTTCGTAAGTCGTTTGAGCTGCTTGCAGTTTTCGTTCTAGCTCTCGTTGAGTCTGTTCTAGTCTTGGCAAATTATTTGCTCGTTTGATGTAAGCATCTTGCTGTCGCAAGAGGGTGGCAATTTGTCTTTCTAGACCAACGCGTTCTGCTTGAGCGCGAGTAATATCTGCAATTAAGCTTTGGCGCAGTTGCCCAAGCTGTAAACTTCCCTCTGTTATCTGGGCTGTCCCAGCAACTTGTCCTGTCCGCTCTTTCAACAAGTTCTTAAGAGCTACGACTTTTTCTTCTAAGCTAGTAATTGTAGGGTGTTCAGGTGAAAAACGAGTCCGCTCTATTGCTAGTTGACTTTCCGTTTCTTGGAGTTGGATAAGCACTTTTTGAACCCCAGGTGCTTGACTCAAGTCAGATGCGATTACACCTTGCCGTGAATCTAACTGAGCTTCACTGCCTAACTGTTGTAAACGACCTTTGACATCATCTAGTTGAGCTTGAGCTTGAGAAATTTGATTTCCTAGCTTGGAAATTGTGTCGACTGCTGCGGTTGCTTCTTGTTGCAGGACAACAACTTTATTTTGTTCTTTAAATACTCGCAGTTTTGATTCAGCTCTCCTGACGACTTCTTCAGCTTTGGGTACTTCTGTTACAAGAACTCCTTTGGCTGTCCGTGCTTCATCCTGATTAGCCTGGATATTTAAATCGATATAACTTTTGATAACTTCATTGACGATTTTGGCAGCCAGTTCAGGATCGTTGTTTTTATAAGAAATTTGTACAACATCAGTGCCTTTAATTCCTTCTATTTTTAGTTGGGTCGCTAAGTCGCGAATCGACAGCATTTTGCCTTTATTATCTTTGAGGCTGAGGGTATTAATTGTTCTGTCAATAACTGGATTTGAGCCAATAACTCTCACCTGGGTTTCCAGGGGATTGTCGTTTATATTCAAAGCTTCCAAGCGTCCTATGTCGTCCGGTAAACCTGTGAGTGAGGAAGATCGATTTGTTTTAATCATCAAACTTCCTTCTGCCTTGTATGAGGGTTTTAGTGAAAAGGCATACAAGCATCCAAAGGTAACAGCTATGCTAAAAATTCCGACTAGAGGTAGCCAACGCCGTTGAATAACTTCTAAGTATCTCTGAATATTTACTTCTTCAAACTGTGGTAAAGATTCCATCGTCATAATAAAAAAGTTTTAAAATAATGACTATTTGTATTTGTAGTAGATTTTTCTCGGTATTTTAGCGCACTAGTACTATAGATTACTTCGTTTTGCTAATGTTTGCTGTATCATATTGATGATTTTGTTAATGTTCAATTGTTTTAAAACCAAAGTATTGTCCGATATACTGTCTTACGGAATATACTCTGACTAAACGACGCACAACCTGTTCGCTGCATATATATTAGAGAGCTTAATAAGTAGCGATTTTAACTTACAGGTATTTATAGTATCCTGAGAAAAACAACAGGATAATTCCTAATTTTCTTCGTAATTTATTTAGCTAGTGTTCTTTTTTTTGGTTAACTCACTTTTGTGTTGATACCGATGTAATTATTGATTAGTAATCTAACATTCAATATCATATTATGTAAGAACACTTAATTAAAGAACTTTACAAAAAATTTATATAATATACCAGTATATTCCCTGCACATTCGCTAATTTTAAAAAGATGAGAAGAATTAATACCTTAAGGGTAAGGAATATACAATTTTCCCAGCC contains:
- a CDS encoding flippase; this encodes MLSKLRLKSFSQLKSRSGLRAIIANTGWLFADRILRMGASLVVGVWVARYLGVQQYGLFNYVLAFVSLFSPIFTLGLDDVVVRHIVRQSSNKEEILGTTFWLKLLGGITSVLLAVGSMFFLGEHETLKIWLVAILGMVGIFRAADTIELWFQSQVQSKYSVIAKNIAFLLNTLIKIALILTKAPLLAFAWVTLAEFAMSAIGLLIVYQARGTSVLLWRWNFTAAKTLLKESLPLIFSGFAIMIFMRIDQVMLGQMIGDKEVGIYSAAVRVSEIWYFIPAAIVSSVGPSIYAAKEKSESLYYQRIGQLLRLLTYISFAIALPMTFLSDKIIMVMFGSGYAQAGPILAVHIWTSLFVFMGLATSPWFIAESLNHVSLGKTLFGAILNIILNLLLIPKYAGFGAAIATIISQASAAFICNGFDKRTQKIFKIQMRSLLPFYKF
- a CDS encoding glycosyltransferase family 2 protein; amino-acid sequence: MQTPITFIIFNRSQKTEKVFEAIRQAKPKKLFVIADGPRSNREGEAEKCEETRAIIERVDWECEVIKNYADINLGCAKRVSSGLDWVFNNVEETIILEDDCIPHPTFFRFSEELLEKYRYDTRIGTISAQNVQFGRKRTNYSYYFSRYNHCWGWASWRRAWQHYDLTMKLWKEVQAENLLHDILIDTKAVNYWRRIFQSIYNNPTGITWDYQWTFACWMQGSLSIIPNVNLISNVGVGADATHFNSKQEFSFINMSMEAIEFPLKHPPFIVRNIEADIFTQKTVYKATALDIFKEELKKKLNYSTVKK
- a CDS encoding O-antigen ligase, which codes for MSEIKVKLTEKILTVLLLLITVGALTIHPAQEISISTLGGDKLDTIFNIVSYLILFYFLLLYWKGFLYVTTKSPLQFLLITIVIFSLLWSGDLSSSLTYMRGLIRLYFLAIYLAMRYSLREQMRLIAWALGVSALLSMIFSAFIPGYIHQSPELVGMWSGIYGHKNELGYMMAWSTGVFLHLALSSHRYSWLMWGICGISICLIILSRSTTSLTIILTMILLLPVYKSFQKTNYKLQVILITSTLMLLIIGLMLLINNADTVVGTSGKDLTFNGRSDLWELVMSKIWERPWLGYGFSGFWTSTSASNLRATYDWASNAHNGFLELLLELGFLGFLTFAAGFFRFFVMALTRIISVAKKPEDYWPMQMLIIIVIVNFSEARLLTPSWNWLMYVTTSLSLTLEYERNHKNILVSNYEVKKNESFTS
- a CDS encoding glycosyltransferase family 4 protein; translated protein: MKVLHLSTHDIGGGAARAAYRLHTGLQDIGLQSQMLVQEKSSNDKTVIAPKIRLFQGIAKAKLTFESLPLKLYTQKKNTPFFIQWLPDRVIPKVAQINPDIINLHWISGAFMQIETFSKLKRPLVWTLHDMWGFTGGCHVIGECDRYKVSCGACPQLNSSNEWDLSRWVWRRKVKAWKNINLTLVSPSSWLAECARSSSLFQNLRIEVIPHGLDTQKYRPINQHFARETLKLPQDKKLILFGAIEATSDRNKGFHLLQPALQELSKAGWKDNFEVVIFGASQPENPPDLGFKTYYLGHLYDDLSLATVYSAADVMLVPSLQESFGQTASESLACGTPVVAFNSTGLKDIVDHQHNGYLANPYEVDDFAKGIAWILENEQRLEKLSFYARKKAEQEFTLELQARRYLALFEEILMVAKKSPFSN
- a CDS encoding glycosyltransferase family A protein, whose product is MDKNKIKTSCLINNYNYAEFVSDAIDSALNQTIKFDEIIVVDDASTDNSAELLARFTQIENVKCIFKEKNQGQLSSFNEGFLAATGEIIFFLDADDIYEPQYLETALNFYKRRSECDFLFCAYKKFGAEEGTFQADAVDLDLGYSVIRTLCNGEWIGSITSTLSIRREIIRKFLPIPKTEDWRVRADDCLVWGASLVGAKKFYMSNPLVMYRIHQNNQYHNKKFLDIDKNYEYKRFWKRNSLFNYIIQTNHFSLPLLLAFTSLDELKTIPCPKLTDFISYLKIIFLFESNIYWKIKGMILLFNYFLKILMAGKLKNSSQSMIM
- a CDS encoding polysaccharide biosynthesis tyrosine autokinase, translating into MTMESLPQFEEVNIQRYLEVIQRRWLPLVGIFSIAVTFGCLYAFSLKPSYKAEGSLMIKTNRSSSLTGLPDDIGRLEALNINDNPLETQVRVIGSNPVIDRTINTLSLKDNKGKMLSIRDLATQLKIEGIKGTDVVQISYKNNDPELAAKIVNEVIKSYIDLNIQANQDEARTAKGVLVTEVPKAEEVVRRAESKLRVFKEQNKVVVLQQEATAAVDTISKLGNQISQAQAQLDDVKGRLQQLGSEAQLDSRQGVIASDLSQAPGVQKVLIQLQETESQLAIERTRFSPEHPTITSLEEKVVALKNLLKERTGQVAGTAQITEGSLQLGQLRQSLIADITRAQAERVGLERQIATLLRQQDAYIKRANNLPRLEQTQRELERKLQAAQTTYETLLKKRQEIDIAQNQKIPNARVISLALVPDKAEGPRKILFIVGGGAVGLFLGIIVAFSLDLIDRSVKTVKEAKEVLKYTVLGVIPTQSKNPKTHSSIAGIDRPIPKIIGRDIPYFPLGNAYQILQVNLKFLCSDKPLKSVVITSSVGKEGKSDVSANLAVTMAQAGRRVLLVDADMRNPIQHHVWGLNNTVGLSNVIVGQVSLDAVVQEVMPNLEVLTSGVLPPNPVALLDSQRMATLISNFSRDYDLVIFDTPPLSGIADAAVLSTLTDGILLVVRPGVVDLNSANAAKEFLNQSGQKVLGIVINGVNIKNESNNYLPESKKRQIKEDLVSSSLTKFSKER